In the Sarcophilus harrisii chromosome 3, mSarHar1.11, whole genome shotgun sequence genome, one interval contains:
- the LOC100925430 gene encoding olfactory receptor 51F2-like: protein MLILSNTTIISLTFLLTGIPGLEAFHTWISVPFCFLYAIAISGNSMILFIIITNQSLHEPMYYLLSMLSTTDMCLSLSTLPTTLGVLCLNIQEIGWNACLSQMFFIHFLTVMESSVLLAMAFDRYIAICNPLRYANILTPTRIIQIGLIIVGRGALIMIPLLVLLKRLSFCRDNILSHSYCYHPDMIKCSCSNIRVNSIYGLFALLSTSGLDAPLIGISYVLIIHSVLKIASSEERYKTFSTCISHIGAVAIFYIPLIGLSAVHRWGKKAPPFVHTMMSNAFLLLPPVLNPVIYSVKTKQIRRAIIKVFLQKGYRS from the coding sequence ATGTTGATTTTGTCAAATACCACAATCATATCCCTCACATTTCTTCTAACTGGTATCCCTGGCCTGGAAGCTTTCCACACTTGGATCTCTGTTCCCTTTTGCTTCCTCTATGCCATTGCCATCTCTGGGAATAGCATGATCCtattcatcatcatcaccaaCCAAAGCCTTCATGAGCCCATGTACTATTTGCTTTCCATGCTATCAACCACTGACATGTGCCTGTCCCTCTCCACTCTACCCACTACTCTTGGTGTCCTCTGTCTTAATATTCAAGAGATTGGATGGAATGCTTGCCTTAGCCAAATGTTCTTCATTCATTTCCTTACTGTCATGGAGTCCTCGGTGCTCTTGGCCATGGCCTTTGATCGCTACATTGCTATCTGTAACCCACTGAGGTATGCAAACATCCTCACTCCAACCAGAATCATACAGATTGGACTCATTATAGTGGGACGAGGGGCTCTGATCATGATTCCCCTCCTTGTGCTTCTTAAGAGACTGTCCTTTTGTAGGGATAATATTCTTTCTCACTCCTACTGCTACCATCCTGATATGATCAAATGTTCCTGCTCCAATATCAGGGTCAACAGCATCTATGGACTTTTTGCACTTCTTTCTACATCTGGTTTGGATGCTCCTTTGATTGGCATCTCCTATGTGCTGATCATTCATTCTGTGCTTAAAATTGCATCTTCAGAGGAGAGGTACAAGACTTTTAGCACCTGTATTTCCCATATTGGTGCCGTGGCTATCTTTTACATCCCTCTCATTGGACTGTCTGCTGTTCATAGGTGGGGAAAGAAGGCACCCCCATTTGTTCACACTATGATGTCCAATGCCTTCCTCCTTCTGCCCCCTGTACTAAACCCAGTCATTTACAGTGTGAAAACCAAGCAGATTCGTAGGGCCATCATCAAGGTTTTTCTCCAAAAAGGATACAGAAGCTAA
- the LOC100925692 gene encoding olfactory receptor 52R1-like, giving the protein MLTSGNNSSHPPFFILLGIPGLEKAQFWIAFPFCAMYAMALVGNITILHVIRTDHTLHEPMYLFLAMLAFSDLVLSSSTLPKMLGIFWFDSCEIEYHACLTQVFFIHTFSSVESGILMAMALDRYVAICFPLHHSTILSTSAVTKLGIAVMVRGVLWVSPFCFMVTWKPFCSNRIIPQSYCEHMAILKLVCADTRANRIYGLVVAFSVGGFDIIIIAVSYIMILQTVLRLPSGDARLKAFGTCASHICVILALYIPALFTFLSHRFGHHVPRAVHVMLANIYLLVPPMLNPIIYGVKTKQIRDRVVNTFCQKVP; this is encoded by the coding sequence ATGTTAACATCTGGGAACAACTCTTCCCATCCTCCTTTTTTCATCCTGCTTGGAATTCCAGGGTTGGAAAAAGCCCAGTTTTGGATTGCCTTCCCATTTTGTGCCATGTATGCTATGGCCCTGGTGGGAAATATCACCATTCTTCATGTGATCCGTACTGACCACACCCTCCATGAGCCCATGTACCTCTTCCTGGCCATGCTGGCTTTTAGTGACTTAGTTCTGTCCTCTTCCACTCTTCCCAAGATGCTGGGAATTTTCTGGTTTGATTCTTGTGAGATTGAGTATCATGCCTGCCTTACACAGGTTTTCTTCATTCATACTTTCTCTTCTGTGGAGTCAGGGATTCTGATGGCAATGGCCCTGGATCGTTATGTGGCCATCTGCTTTCCATTACACCATTCAACTATTTTATCTACCTCAGCAGTAACTAAACTAGGTATAGCAGTGATGGTAAGAGGTGTGTTGTGGGTGAGCCCCTTTTGTTTTATGGTCACCTGGAAGCCCTTTTGCTCTAATAGAATCATCCCCCAGTCATACTGTGAGCATATGGCTATCCTGAAACTTGTATGTGCAGACACCAGAGCAAACCGTATATATGGGCTTGTTGTGGCTTTCTCTGTGGGTGGCTTTGACATCATAATCATTGCTGTATCCTATATCATGATTCTACAGACTGTATTACGGCTGCCATCAGGGGATGCCCGACTCAAGGCATTTGGCACATGTGCTTCACATATCTGTGTTATCCTGGCCTTGTATATACCTGCCctcttcacttttctttcccATCGTTTTGGGCATCATGTACCCCGAGCAGTCCATGTAATGTTGGCTAATATCTACCTCCTGGTTCCTCCAATGCTGAATCCCATCATCTATGGGGTGAAAACCAAACAGATTCGGGATAGAGTAGTAAATACATTTTGCCAGAAGGTTCCCTGA
- the LOC100925954 gene encoding olfactory receptor 52R1-like — protein sequence MSSSGNKSFHPTSFILLGIPGLEKSQFWIAFPFCAMYMLALIGNITILHVVRIDHTLHEPMFVFLAMLAFTDLVLSSSTLPKMLGIFWFGSCEIEYHACLTQVFFIHAFSSVESGVLMAMALDRYVAICFPLHHSTILSTSVVVKLGIAVMVRGVLWVSPFCFMVTWKPFCSNRIIPQSYCEHMAVLKLVCADTRANRRYGLFVAFSVVGFDIIIIAVSYIMILQAVLRLPSGEARIKAFGTCASHICVILTFYIPALFTFLTHRFGQQVPRVVHIMLANLYLLVPPMLNPIIYGVKTKQIRERVAHAFCQKVT from the coding sequence ATGTCATCTTCTGGGAACAAATCTTTCCATCCTACATCCTTTATCCTACTTGGAATACCAGGATTGGAGAAATCTCAATTCTGGATTGCCTTCCCATTTTGTGCCATGTATATGTTGGCTCTAATAGGAAATATTACCATTCTCCATGTAGTACGTATTGACCACACCCTCCATGAACCCATGTTTGTCTTTCTGGCCATGCTGGCTTTTACTGACTTAGTTTTGTCCTCGTCCACCCTTCCAAAAATGCTGGGAATCTTCTGGTTTGGTTCATGTGAGATTGAGTATCATGCCTGCCTCACCCAAGTCTTTTTCATTCATGCTTTCTCTTCTGTGGAGTCAGGTGTTCTCATGGCAATGGCCCTGGATCGTTATGTGGCCATCTGTTTCCCTCTGCACCATTCAACTATTTTATCTACCTCAGTAGTGGTCAAACTAGGTATAGCAGTGATGGTAAGAGGTGTGTTGTGGGTGAGCCCCTTCTGCTTTATGGTCACCTGGAAGCCCTTTTGCTCTAATAGAATCATTCCCCAGTCATACTGTGAGCATATGGCTGTCCTGAAACTTGTATGTGCTGATACCAGAGCAAACCGTAGATATGGTCTTTTTGTGGCCTTCTCTGTGGTTGGTTTTGACATCATTATCATTGCTGTGTCTTATATTATGATCCTGCAAGCTGTGTTACGTTTGCCATCAGGGGAAGCTAGGATTAAAGCATTTGGCACATGTGCCTCCCATATTTGTGTCATCTTGACCTTTTATATTCCTGCCCTCTTTACATTTCTTACCCATCGCTTTGGTCAGCAGGTTCCTAGGGTGGTCCACATAATGTTAGCAAACCTTTACCTTTTGGTGCCTCCCATGCTCAATCCTATCATCTATGGTGTGAAGACCAAACAGATCCGGGAAAGGGTAGCTCATGCCTTTTGCCAGAAGGTTACCTGA